The DNA window cattaaatatttttttttttaagattcaaGTAACGAATTTAGCATTGATTCACCTATTTATAAAAAGCGAATAAATTTTGATCAAACGCCAACTCAACCAATGCCTCATAATTTGAAAGATCAAGGTAATAGTTGAACTAGTTTGTTAAAGTacctatgaatataatttaccatgtacctacctagaaactatatataattatacctaatacattaaaacattttacatatttatactgCATGTtcctaaatattatagataggtacctatacatttctacttgatgttttataataataaattatgcacaTATACCTATCCATTTTTCagaaattgtcaaaaatattctTCGAGGAATGACAAATATGAAGTATGAAATTAGGGAAAATACCAAAAAACTCGACAGGattgaaaatatgttaaatgatatcataaaaaagtcaaattatcatttatcatcaaCATCGCAGACCAATAATGactatttaaatgaaaatacctattttaatcaatttccgTTGACAAATATAGACGAGTTAACTATACTCGAGGACAAATTAAAGGATAATGACTTCCGACTAAAATTGGTAATACCTACGcttagatatacatattatatacctataaatcattattatatttatacgcacTATGCTACATTtccattatatagttatatcatattatattttatattatatagatatgtcGTATGCGTGTGTatacatgtaaaaaataaaaattcgggTATCTACAACTAGCTATATACAACatatcatgtataaaataatgtataataagtacctaataactgtgaagttgattattaaaaaactgcaattaattattatacatatcaaagATTAACATTATCTTCACTCAAAATCCTTTGAATATAATGTAAAGATAATATGCGAgcaggtattatattaaatcaaataaacattttcattttagataaaaatgagaattaatttatgtatttcaatCTGCAAAGtacatgtatgtatatttatagttCATGTTTAATACTATATTCCGTGTCTAATATTGTTcaacactataaaaaaataaccctagcaataatacctacataatacctacctaaaaatataataccatattactaatataagtataataaaactaatatagaacaatatacaataataagtatttaattttcagcAAACATATTTAGCAAGACTGGAACGACCTTCGGTGTCTGATATGACTCGTCAGATAATGGCAAAAATGTTCCACAACAACCTTTTGGCCCAATTTTCTTACGCTGGCCAAAAACAGAAAAAGATATTTTCCATACTAAATTCTTGTTCCATAATTTttggtaataatacaatttg is part of the Acyrthosiphon pisum isolate AL4f unplaced genomic scaffold, pea_aphid_22Mar2018_4r6ur Scaffold_20508;HRSCAF=21239, whole genome shotgun sequence genome and encodes:
- the LOC115034669 gene encoding uncharacterized protein LOC115034669, with the protein product MPHNLKDQEIVKNILRGMTNMKYEIRENTKKLDRIENMLNDIIKKSNYHLSSTSQTNNDYLNENTYFNQFPLTNIDELTILEDKLKDNDFRLKLQTYLARLERPSVSDMTRQIMAKMFHNNLLAQFSYAGQKQKKIFSILNSCSIIFDSVRSVQAYRNCTDMEILKPMKFFMANAKFREEKKKSKQSSSN